The genomic stretch GTGCCGGAGCTGCTGGAGGCCGACCTCGCCCCCCTGACCCTGGAACTCGCGCAGTGGGGGAGTCCAGACCCGGCTGCGCTGGAGTGGCTGGACGCGCCGCCCGCCCCGCGCATCGAGGCCGCCCGCACGCTGCTGCGCGGCCTGGACGCGCTGGACGACACGGGCCGGATCACCCCGGAGGGCACCCGCCTGCTCGACTTCCCCACGCACCCCCGGCTGGCTCACCTGCTCGCCACCGGCCATGCCACGGGGCGCGGTGCCCTGGCCGCCGACGTGGCCGCGCTGCTGGAGGAACGCGATCCCCTGCCACCGGGCAGCGGCAGCGACCTGACCGAGCGGGTAGAGGCCCTGCGGAACTGGCGACAGCGCCGGGGCCACCGGGGAGACGCCGCCGTGCTGGAGCGGGTCGAGCGCCTGTCACGTCAGTGGCGGCAGGGGCTCGAGGTGGCCCCGGACAATGATTTGCCGGGCGCGTGGGACGTCGGGGAACTGGTCGCGCTGGCGTACCCCGAGCGCGTGGCCCTGGCCCGCGAGGCCCAGACCGGCCGACCGCCGGGCCGGTTCCTGCTGGCCGGTGGGCAGGGGGCGGCCCTGCCGGAGGGCGACGCCCTGGCGGGTGTCCCGGCCCTGGCCGCCGCCCACGTCGATGCCCGCCACGCCGAGGCCCGCATCTACCTCGCCGCCCCCCTCGATCCGGCCGCGCTGCGAGGGCACGCCACCTGGGTCGATGCCGTGCGCTGGGACACCCGTACCGGTACCCTGATCGCCCAGCAGGAGCAGCGGCTGGGAGCGCTGGTGCTGGACACCCGCCCGCTGCGCGACCTGCCCCCCGCCCAGCGCGTCACGGCCCTCGCGGACGCCATCCGCGCCGAGGGGCTGCACCTCCTGACCTTCCCGGCGGACGCCGCGCAGTTGCGTGCCCGTGTCGGATCGCTGCGCTTCTGGCACTCCGACGAGGCCTGGCCCGACCTGTCCGACGCCGCGCTGCTGGACACGCTGGAGGAGTGGCTGGGGCCGTCCCTGGGCCGTGCCCGTACCCGCGACGACCTGGGCCGGGTGGACGTCCGCTCCGGTCTGACCGCCCGGCTGCCGTGGAACCTGACCCGCGAGCTGGACGACCGTGCCCCCACCCACGTGACCGTCCCCACCGGCAGCCGCATCCGGCTGGAATACCGCGTGGGCGAGGCTCCCATCCTGGCCGTGAAGTTGCAGGAGCTGTTCGGACTGGCCGACACGCCGGCTGTCGATCATGGGCGGCAGCCAGTCTTGCTGCATCTGCTGTCACCGGCGGGCCGTCCGGTGCAGGTCACGCAGGATCTGCGGTCGTTCTGGAACTCGTCGTATTTCGAGGTCAGGAAGGACTTGCGCGGGCGCTACCCCAAACACCCGTGGCCGGACGATCCGTGGTCGCACCGCCCCATGAAGGGCGTGACCCGGCGGGGCGTGTAGCGAGGGCTTCTGCGCCCGCCCACAACGGCCGGGGGGGTGGTGGCCCCCAGTGGGTGATGGAGTTCAGCCGCATGGAGCCGGTCACGTCTTCATACTTGCTTCATGAAACCACTCGCAGCCCTGCTGTCCATGTCTGTCATGCTGTCCGGTCATGCCGCAGCGGCCGACTATTCCAAGGTGATGTGGGCGTATGCGACTGGTCAGAGCAAGGTCACACCAGCGATGGACTCCCGCCTGATGGGCGAGGTCGTGATGCAGATCTGGGTGAAGCCTGCGGGTGTGCCCGTCGAGGGGCTCATGTTCCTGTACATGCCGAAGCGCAGTCAGGCGCACTGGGCGCTGATGGCGGTCGAACCCGCCGCGCCGGCCCGTGAGCTGTTCGGAGCGAAGACGGTGACGTCGCTGGGCCGCCAGGCTGATCCCAGACGTCCGGAACTCGTGTGGAACCTCTACCGGCTGGAGGACGGCACGTTCAAGAGTCTGTACTACATGGATGGAACAGGGGTGGAGAAATCGGGCCGGCGCGTGCGCGTCGTCATGCTCGTGACCCCGCAGGTGATGGAAGGCAGGCTCAGCCCCTCCGACTTCCTGAAGTGACCGCCGGAGTCAGGCCGCTCGGGTGGCGACGAACAGCACGCGGGTGAAGGCGTAGTACACGCGGTCGCCGGGATACTCGGCCCGCAGCCGGGCGCGGTAGGCCGCCAGGAAGCGCTGGCCGTCCGCC from Deinococcus sp. AB2017081 encodes the following:
- the hrpB gene encoding ATP-dependent helicase HrpB, producing the protein MPRVTAPTDLPIAEVIPAVREALAAHQLVVVQAPPGAGKSTALPLALLDEPWLAGQGIVMLQPRRVAVRAVAARLAEGLGETVGGTVGSRVRFESRVSGRTRLEVVTEGILTRRLQRDPELRGVGLVILDEFHERSLNADLALALLREVQGALRDDLRVLVMSATLDAGLPGRLGAPLVASEGRAYPVEIRYAATDPTGRIEDAVARAVRRALEADTGDLLAFLPGVREIRAAAGQLADVDAAVLPLYGDLPLEAQQRALRPDPAGRRRVILATSIAETSLTIDGVRIVVDSGQSRTQAFDPATGLTSMVTTRVTRDAATQRAGRAGRTAPGTAYRLWSERTHALLPESRVPELLEADLAPLTLELAQWGSPDPAALEWLDAPPAPRIEAARTLLRGLDALDDTGRITPEGTRLLDFPTHPRLAHLLATGHATGRGALAADVAALLEERDPLPPGSGSDLTERVEALRNWRQRRGHRGDAAVLERVERLSRQWRQGLEVAPDNDLPGAWDVGELVALAYPERVALAREAQTGRPPGRFLLAGGQGAALPEGDALAGVPALAAAHVDARHAEARIYLAAPLDPAALRGHATWVDAVRWDTRTGTLIAQQEQRLGALVLDTRPLRDLPPAQRVTALADAIRAEGLHLLTFPADAAQLRARVGSLRFWHSDEAWPDLSDAALLDTLEEWLGPSLGRARTRDDLGRVDVRSGLTARLPWNLTRELDDRAPTHVTVPTGSRIRLEYRVGEAPILAVKLQELFGLADTPAVDHGRQPVLLHLLSPAGRPVQVTQDLRSFWNSSYFEVRKDLRGRYPKHPWPDDPWSHRPMKGVTRRGV